Genomic segment of Thermodesulfobacteriota bacterium:
CGATGTTTCAACTGCCAGATCGAAGTCTTTCTGAGAATTAAAACGCTCACCTATTTCCTCATACATCTTTCCGGCTAAGAATAATGAGTTAGGAGCCTTGGGACTATTTGGATAATCAACGTCTATGCTAAAGAATGCCCTGGCAATCGTCTCCCATATCTCTTTATTTTTAGACTTATCTTTGCTAACCGTTAGGTTTTTATATAATTCGAAGGTTTGCTCATAGAGCTGCACCCCTCTATCCTGACCAAATGAAGTTTGAATTGAGGAAATTAGAACAATTATGGATAAAACTGTTAAGAAAGATAATGTTCTTTTAGTCACTTTAGTTATATAATTATACTATTCTGATAGTAATTTGTAAACATTATTTTATAAATTACTTTAACATTTTAGGGCTATAACCATTATAAAAAAGACATATTTTTTTGAAATGACCCAAAGTTAATGCTAAATTTCTCTAAATGAGGGTCGTAATACTTGGCTGTGCTACTTCTACAGGGGTTCCTATTATTGGATGCTCGTGTCAGGTATGTACTTCGGATAATCCAAAGAACAAAAGAACCAGATGCTCAGTATTTATAGAGACTAAAGGGAAAAATATATTAATTGACAGCTCAACTGACCTAAGATTTCAGGCTCTAAGAGAAAATATCACCAGATTAGACGCTGTACTATATACACATTCGCATGCCGACCATACTCATGGTATTGATGAGCTTCGGACATTTAATTTTATAAACAATATGATTATTCCCTGTTACGGAAATTCATTTACGCTGGATAATTTGAAAAATAACTTTGCCTACATATTCGATGGTGCTTACTCAGCAGGAGGCAAACCAAAGCTGGATTTACATGAAGTTGAAGATGAATTCTATATTGAAGATGTTAAAATCACGCCCGTTGAGATCAATCACGATCGATGGATGATACTTGGCTATAGAATCGGCAATATGGCATATCTAACTGACTGCAGCGGCATCCCTGAAAAGTCTATGGATAAGCTAAAAGATTTGGATCTGCTAATAATTAGTGCGCTTAGGTACGATGAGCATCCTGCCCACTTTAACATCGAGCAGGCCGTTGAGATCTCTAAGGAAATAGGTGCCAAGCTCACAATGTTTACGCATATGGGTTGTGCTGTAGACTATGATACTTTGTTAAGGGAGCTCCCTGAGGGAATAGTTCCAGCTTATGACGGAGCTGAGGTAGAGCTAGATGAAGCCTAACTTGTATTGGCGGTAAAGTGCAGGGACAATTATTTTCTTACAAATTAAAGAGGTGGTAAAATGCAGGAAGTTATAAAAAAGTTGCTTCAGAAAAATGATACAAAAATAGTGTTTTGCGTACTGGACGGAGTAGGGGGACTACCTCAAAACGCAAAGACTGAGCTTGAAACTGCTAACACGCCAAATATGGACGCGCTTGCTCAAAAGAGCGCATGCGGCCAGCACTTACCAGTAGCCTATGGTATAACCCCTGGAAGCGGCGCCGCGCATTTAGGCCTCTTTGGATATGACCCGCTAAAATATGAGATCGGAAGGGGCGTACTCGAAGCGCTAGGGCTTGGGCTTCATCTTGGGCCAAATGATTTGGCTATAAGGGGAAATTTTGCAACTGTAAAATACGAAGGAGACACTCCGATAGTAGTAGACAGAAGAGCAGGGCGCATACCGACGGATGAGAATATTCGTATAGTTTCAAAAATTACAGAGAAGATTAAAGAGATTGACGGTGTTAGGGTTAATATGACCTCAGGATTAGATCACCGCTCTGCTATCATCTTCACATTCCCCGAGCCTATACCAGAGGGTGGGGATGCTATACACGATACTGACCCTC
This window contains:
- a CDS encoding MBL fold metallo-hydrolase, whose product is MRVVILGCATSTGVPIIGCSCQVCTSDNPKNKRTRCSVFIETKGKNILIDSSTDLRFQALRENITRLDAVLYTHSHADHTHGIDELRTFNFINNMIIPCYGNSFTLDNLKNNFAYIFDGAYSAGGKPKLDLHEVEDEFYIEDVKITPVEINHDRWMILGYRIGNMAYLTDCSGIPEKSMDKLKDLDLLIISALRYDEHPAHFNIEQAVEISKEIGAKLTMFTHMGCAVDYDTLLRELPEGIVPAYDGAEVELDEA